GTTGGCAATTTACATACAGTAATTCATATATTCTCCATAGCAACACAATAGAGTAGATGttgttattatcactatttttacagatgagcaaatggAGACAAATGAAATGAGCATCAAAAGTCAGGCATCCATCCATTTACTCTGGGGTTAAAGCCAGAGATTTCtataaacttaaatattttgttgtttttatcacTGTTGTCTTATAGTTACTAGTATTTCAAACCCATGAAAATCTTTTAGACCCTTTATTGTGCTTAACTAGAGACTAGAAAATATGAGCAGAAACTACTCTCCACATAGAATGAGGGAGACTCAGGTATTAAAACAAGTGATATCTGGAGGCTAAAGAAGGAGCAGGACTGAAAAGGGGGGAGTTGGCCCTGGACTGTGGAATGTTCTAGGTCCACACCTTGAACTAAAGAGAAAAGATCAGTGTCGCCTCTCACTAGATTATTCCATTTTGAATTTGAGCTTTGAGAGGAGGCAATGTTTTTCTACCCTGACTTACCAAATGGAAGCACTTCTGAACAGAGTTGGAGCTGGCCTCTTGCCTCCCAGGAACGGGCCGCACATAGCAATCTGTCCCTGGCTGGAACTAATTCGCTCCTTAGGCAAGTCCTTTTGCACTGGCCTCTGACACATGATGGACTGTTGCTGGCCTAAAACAGGTGGGTGTGAGCAAAGTTTCAGCACCATGCACAGTCATTCTAGCGCCTTCTCTTTAAGTCCATACCTACTTCTAACCAAGCTAGTTAGGGATTTCCAGTACATATGATCCTCAACTTAGGATGGTTCAACTcataattttttgactttatgatagTTCAAAAGCCATATGCGTTCAGTAGACACTGTACTTCACGTACCCATATGACCAGTCTCTTTTTTATTCTCAGTATAATCTTTattaaattacatgagatattcaacaggctttgtgttagatgattttgcctaaCTGTAGGCTAATTTAAGTGTTCTAAGCACATTTAAGGCAGGCTCGACTAAGCTATGATGTTCCATAGGTTAGGTGtactaaatgtattttcaatttagGATACTTCAACTTACAGGATGTGGCCTCATCCTAAGTGGAGGAGCATATGTACTGCCTTTATAATATTTACTCCCCCACGACATACACACTGCATCTGCCCCCCAAGTCCCAGGGCCAAGGTAAGAACCTTGAGAAGTCTTTGAGCACTTGGCCAGTGTCTGAACGTTGAGAGCTTCTGAAACCCAGAGCTACATCCTCTTTTGAGTCACTGCACATGGCTGATGATGACCCTGGACCAGGCTACTGTTCTCCGCCCAGTTGCTCAACCTTCCCACTTCATCTTTTTCAGACCCAGATTCTCCTCAATGCCACAACTGAATTTCACAGCTGTGACTGAGTTTATCTTTGAAGGTTTCTCCATTTTTGGTTGGCATCACAGACTCATCCTCTTTGTGGTCTTTTTGGTCTTGTACCTGTTGACCCTTGCCAGCAATGCTATCATCTTGACAATTATCCACCTTAATCGTCACCTTCACACCcccatgtatttcttcctgagtGTGCTGTCCATTTCTGAGACCTGTTACACTGTGGCCATCATTCCCCGCATGCTGTCTTGTCTCCTCAGCCCCCAACAAGCTATCTCCATTCAAGACTGTGCCACTCAGCTCTTCTTCTACCTCACTTTTGGTGTCAACAACTGCTTTCTGCTCACAGCCATGGGatatgaccgctatgtggccatctgcaacccCTTGCGGTATTCGGTCATCATGGGCAAAAAGTCTTGTATATACTTGGCAAGTGGATCCTGGAGCATTGGCCTGAGCACAGCCATCATCCAGGTGTCTTCTGTGTTCAGCCTGCCCTTCTGTGATGCCAGCATCATCTCCCACTTCTTCTGTGATATCCGGCCCCTAATGAAGCTCGCCTGTGCTGACACTACTGTCAAGGAATTTATCACTTTGCTCATCAGTCTCTGTGTCCTTGTTCTGCCCATGGTCTTGATCTTTATTTCCTATGTCCTGATTGTCACCAACATCCTCAAGATTGCATCGGCTGAGGGCCGGAAAAAGGCCTTCGCCACTTGTGCCTCCCACCTCACAGTGGTCATTGTCCACTATGGCTGTACCTCCTTCATCTACCTAAAACCCAAGTCCCAAAATTCCCTGCAGGACAGACTTATCTCTGTGACATACACTGTCATCACCCCCTTGCTGAATCCCGTTGTGTACAGCCTGAGGAACAAAGAGGTCAAGAGTGCCTTGCTCAGAGCTTTGGGCAGAAAGCCCCTCTCTTAGGTGCTGGTAAGTTCAATaacaataacatgaaaaaaaGCTTGGTGAGGTGTCACTGTAAGGGAGCCAGTCACATAAGAGAGGGTCTGAGGGCACCAGAAGCCTGGTCTGGGAAACATCTGGGAATGATAGGGATAgagtgaaacaaagaaaaaaatattaatgaaaaaaagagatggaTGGATTTGCCAAGCCAGATCAATGAGTTTAACAAACTTGATGAAAAGCAAATAAGACAAAGCATATCCATACACTGTACCATAATGTTAGACATTATTCCTGTtatttgtggcctaagatatataaaccagcagggaggctgggaagaatAATAGCATCATATCACAGGAATTTATGTACGTTGAATCTGGCCTCAGCATGAAAATCTGGGGACTAAGATCACGGGTTCTCCATTGTTTATACATGACACTTCCAGTGCTACATTTCACACTAGAGTTAACGGCAACAAAAAACTCACTTCATTAATTATTTACCGTGCCTATACTACATGTACGAACCCTAGACAGCTATGTCAGACACAGGCTCTGATAGCCAGTTTACCAGATGTTTGAGAAGTTTCAATTTTGAGCAGCTTAAgcaaaatgcataaaaatgacTTTCATAccttgtcccctctccccagaCACCTTGGGCAGTATAATGGGCTCTGTTGTGACTCTGCTCAGATCCCCTTTGCCGGGCAGGTGTGCCCATGCCCAGTTGATGTGGATGTTGAAATGCTAACTGTTTATAGCTGCCCTCTTCTATGAAGAATTGCCATTGGCTGAAAAGGGGAGAAGCCCACACGTACCCCATCCTCACAAGGGACACACCACAAGGAATGCCTGAATGACACAGAAGGTACAACGACAGCCCACCTTGCTTCAAGATGGGAGCAACTCTAGGGTACAATTCTAGATCCCTCCATTAGATCAGGCTGAAGTTAACCTTGAGCTGAGTCCACATTCTTGCTCAGCTATTCCCTTGACCCATCCTGCTTCTCTCATTCCCTTTCCTCTGGGAGTACTCCCTAATCAATCACTGCACCCAGAACCTTGTTTAAGGCTCAGCTTCTAGAGAGCTCAACCTCATTTGTAGAGTGGGTTTCCTGTTTTCAGGAGGTCCTGACTTTGTAAATGGGCTTCTCCTATAGTCCCTGATCCCATGTTCCAGTAAAAGGAAACTATTCCCTTAGTCGTCTAAGTATTACTTCCTGCATACACCTACCATACGTTAATAAATCATTCAGCACCTATCTGCATTTCTCCCCCATTGCCACCCATTCCCATATGCTCAACGCCTTCCCTTTTATCTGCTGGCCTTCCAAATACATCTCAGGCAccattccctcttctctcctggtTGCCTCAGTTGCTGCAAGGAGCCCAGGATTCCTGTGTGCACCACTCCCCATATGCAGtctgaataaatattgaaaaaagcaTGTGCAACTATTTTTGAATGTATCATAATTCATTTGAAACCACCAATTTCTAAGTCAtagttgccttttttttaaatttatgttttctatcaCATGTACAAATAATACAACTATTGTTATCCAACTATTATCAAGTTGTAGATCcatgaaatattccaaaataaaaaaggagtttTCACACACAGAGAAGTTGGATAGCCCAGCTCTAGGTGACAAGAATAAGGTGGAAGACCATGTGGGAGCAGACATGACTTCAGGAATCTCAGTTAAATCTCCTGTGAGCTCTATCCAAGGTTCTGAAAGACTACCATTAACAATTTCAAAGCCTTGATAGGAGCTCTAGACCTGGGATCCTAAACTGAATTGAATGTTGTGAACGAACTATATAATAAGAACTACTGAAATCTACCCCTCAAGTAAAGCAGTTTGCAAGACCAAGGGAGTTTACAGAAGGTTCTTCTGGCTGTTTTTCCAGCTTTGTTTCTATAGTCACCCCACatgtgttcatttctttctcacacCAAATCCCAATTTGTTTACTGTTGGTGGCAGGGTGGGCTTCTCGTACATCTCTCATCTACGCAATGAGATACTGCTACTGACTTCACGAGGTCATTTGGAGGAttaagaagaaagacaaaaatctgtgaaatgttcaataaatattagtcacTACTGAAACTGAACACCTCTCCTTTTTGCCAGGTACCACATTTTTACACCATCAACCCAGTTTCCCATTTTACAATCTTCCTAATTTGTCTCAAAGCAATGATATCATAAAGCATTGAGCTCTATTGCCTGGCTCTCCTGCTTTCCTGGTGAGATCCCATAGCCACCAGTGATATCTAATGAAGGACTGCCAATATAgagatcatttttctttaattcatctgTTACAATAGGAAACTATGTACATTTGTAAATATCCAGAAAGTTGACATGAGTGAACTTTATAAGAGTAGTAACAATTGgttct
This region of Microcebus murinus isolate Inina chromosome 2, M.murinus_Inina_mat1.0, whole genome shotgun sequence genomic DNA includes:
- the LOC105864470 gene encoding olfactory receptor 10J4, giving the protein MPQLNFTAVTEFIFEGFSIFGWHHRLILFVVFLVLYLLTLASNAIILTIIHLNRHLHTPMYFFLSVLSISETCYTVAIIPRMLSCLLSPQQAISIQDCATQLFFYLTFGVNNCFLLTAMGYDRYVAICNPLRYSVIMGKKSCIYLASGSWSIGLSTAIIQVSSVFSLPFCDASIISHFFCDIRPLMKLACADTTVKEFITLLISLCVLVLPMVLIFISYVLIVTNILKIASAEGRKKAFATCASHLTVVIVHYGCTSFIYLKPKSQNSLQDRLISVTYTVITPLLNPVVYSLRNKEVKSALLRALGRKPLS